The following DNA comes from Bacteroidota bacterium.
AAGAGCTAAGTGGTCGAGTGACTGAGTGACTCGGCGGATTCGTTTCTTTGTTTCTACAAGTATCATAGTCACTCAGTCACTATGATACTGAGTGATTTATTGTCGAGTGACTGAGTGACTCGGCGAATTTAAGAGCTAAGTGGTCGAGTGACTGAGTGACTCGGCGGATTTAAGAGCTAAGTGGTCGAGTGACTGAGTGACTCGGCGGATTTAAGAGCTAAGTGTTCGAGTGACTGAGTGACTCGGCGGATTCGCTTCTTTGTTTCTACAAGTATCATAGTCACTCAGTCACTATGACAATAAGTGATTTATCGCAATCTTCTTACTTCGTTGATCGTTAAGCGTCAATCGAAAACAACTTTCGTATTCCATCCCCCATTTTCCCCATAAACCTCCAAAAGATAAACTCCGGAGGGAAACCCTATTGTAGGCATTTGCTTCCTGAATTCTCCTTTCACGGTAAATAATTGTTCCTGGAATATCAATTGTCCTCCAATGCTTGTTAAACGAAGTAACACATCCTGCGGATACTGTGACATAAATTCGATGGTAAACAATTCTCCTGCAGGATTTGGATAAATACACAGATCACTGATACCTAACGATTCTGGGATGCCTGTACAATCCTTAAATCCAACGGTAACAGAGTCTTCTGCCGTGCATCCGTTCTGGGCAGTCACAATAACCGAATGAGTGATGCTGCCCATTCCGGTTCCTGCACTGTCGATGGTGATATACGGTGTTGTCTGCATACCCGGTTTCCAGAGCCATGAAACCGCTCCGGGGACAGAAGCATCCAGGAATAAAGCGGTTCCTGCGCAGATGATGGTATCGTTTGGAAGGGCTATTACAGGCACGTTGTTTACGATGATATTCACCGGTAACGGCAGCTCCGGCAGGCATCCCGAAGCATCAGAAAGGGATATGATGCCAATGCTTGTGTTTGCTTGCAGGGCTTTTTTCAGGAGATATGCACTGTCGCCGGTAACAATGGATTCTCCCGTACTCATTTCAAACGAGAATGGAGGAGTTCCGGCGAAACTGATCATGATCAGCGCGGTATCTCCCATGCAAATCTCCGGAGGAGCGTTTAACGTGGCAGATGGTTGCGGAAAGACTTCCATAACAAGACTGTCGCCAACACCCTGGCAATTCGGATGCCCAATGACTGATGTAACCCAAACTGTTGTATTTTCATTCAGGATAACCGGATGCTGAATACTTGTAACATAGAGATTTGTGTAAACAATCGTATCGGTACCGTCGAAGAGCTCAAATGACATTGGGGGAGAACCCGACAAGGCAATGGTAACAAAAGAGGTATCTCCGGCACAAACCATCGGTCCTGCAATGAGTTCAGCAGTTGGTATTTTGCCAACGCGTATATATTCATCACGGATGAGAAAGTGCGATTCCTGGCCTTGTTCAACCAACAGGCTTACGAGGTAGTTGCCGGGTGTGTTATAGAATACAAGCGGCTCCGCCTCGGTGCTGGTAGCGGGTGTCCCTCCTTCAAATATCCATTGAAAGGTTAATCCGTTACCGATACTGTAGTTTTCGAACTGTACGCTTTCACCCAGGCAAATAAACGGTTGCTCAGCCATAAAACGGGCTTCCACCGAAAGCTTTTTCACCTGAAAGAACTCCAGATAGCGTTGCAATAATTCGTCTTTTGTGCTGGGGAAAACATAGTCGGTGAGTCCGCCGAACTCAAAACTGCTGCCAACGGTCCGGTAATACCCGCCATCGTATGCCACAGCAATACCGTATGCAGGATTTACATTTTCAAAGATCAGTTCAGCGGCTCCCATAGCCATGATCCTGTCGTTCGAAACTCTTTCTCCTTCATAATCGAAGATCATGTTTTCGGTAATGGTCCCATCGATCCCATGTGGGCGATCGAGGGAATTATCCCCGTCGGCTGTGCCCAGAATATTGAAATACGGCCTGACGGCTGTGGGGGGATCGTAAAACCATGCATCGCCACCCTCAAGGTACAGTCTCCCGCTCCGGTCGAGATAGGCAGCCAACGCATCTCCTTCTTCCTGGGTGATCGGCCTTCCTGCATTTCTTACCCCAAGGCAAACAAAAACACTGCGATATCGCTTCAGCGTTTCAGGAAGGTAAGATAGTCTTTCAAACTCGTAGCCATAATAATCCAGCCTGTCTTCCAGGAAGTCGGAGGTAATATCATTATCCTCAAAATCAGCAATAAGCACATCCTTTTTCCCAACCTCCATTATGATTTCGTCTGTAATGGTAATAGCAGGAGGTGCGGTTATGACAATATTGAACAGCACCGTAGAATTCTGCGGTATGCTATAGGATGCGGTCACATAAAATGCCCGGGTAACGGTATCACCCGGTTCAATATATCCATAATCCAATGTTTCCAGGAAAATGCTGATCCCGGGATCCGCAGAATTAAGAGATAATTTCACCGCAAACAGTGGAAAGCTCCCTGTATGGATCACCGGGATTTCCATTTCAGCCGTTTCCCCCGGATCAAGCCATCCATCCCTGTTTCCCGAATAATCATCGATGATTATCTCCCCCAATACCAAAGGATCCTGGCCTCTGGCCTGAAAAAGCCAAACCCCGGCCAAAAAAAACAAAAGTCCGATAATAACAAGATTCTTCATTGGAATTTATCATTTTATTAAAGCGCTGCAAGTTACTGGGTACTGGGGGGCTGGGGACTGGGTACTGGGGGGCTAGGTACTGGGTACTGGGGGCAAATTGCATCCAACGCTCCAGCACCCAGCCCCCAGCACCCAGTACCCAGCCCCCAGCCCCCAGCCCCCAGTAACTTGCACCCAGTACCCAGCCCCCAGCCCCCAGCAACATTTCGCCCCTCTCCCTTCTCCTCACCCCTTCCTCCCAAACCTCCTCACATCCTCACCTCCGATAGGACTATCGCAAAGAATCGTCAGGCGTTCGACTACATTTTGCAGTTCCCTGATGTTTCCTGTCCAGGGCAATTCTGAAAGCTCTTTCAAAGCATCTTCGTTAATATCCATGATAGCCTTACCCTGTTCCGAGCATGCTTTTTCGATGAAATAACGCGTCAGCAAAGAAATATCGTCTTTTCTATCGCGGAGCGGGGGAACATTGATCAGTATCACGCTGAGCCGGTGATAAAGGTCTTCACGAAAATTTCCGGCTTTAATTTCTTTTTCAAGGTTTTTATTGGTAGCGGCAATTACGCGTACATCCACCGGAATATCTTTTTCTCCGCCAACCCGCATAATTTTGTTTTCCTGCAAAGCACGAAGGACTTTCGCCTGGGCGCTTAAGCTCATATCCCCGATCTCATCAAGGAAAAGCGTACCACCGTCGGCTTGTTCAAAATCACCTTTTCTCTGTTTAATGGCGGAGGTGAATGATCCCTTCTCATGTCCAAAAAGCTTGCTTTCAATAAGTTCCGAAGGGATTGCAGCGCAATTAACTTCCACAAAGGGTCCTCCCGACCTTGTACTTTTCTCATGGAGCCAGCGAGCTACAAGTTCTTTGCCGGTACCGTTTTCCCCGGTAATAAGTACTCTGGCGTTGGTAGGGGCCACCTTTTCTATCATCTCCCGGATATTGAGCATAGCTTCTGACTCACCAATCATTTCGTAGGTTTTACTAACCTTTTTCCTGAGCGAACGTGTTTCAGAAATAAGTGAAGAACGGTCGAGGGCATTTCTGATGGTGATAAGCAGCCTGTTCAGGTCGAGAGGCTTAGCGATATAATCATAGGCTCCTTTTTTAATCGCTTCCACGGCGGTTTCTATCGTACCATGACCAGAGATCATGATCACCGGAGCATCTGAACGGGGTAATAACTGATCCAGCACCTCCAGTCCATCCATACGGGGCATTTTGATATCGAGAAGTATCACATCAAAAACGCCTGCACCTACTTTTTCCAGAGCTTCCTTTCCGTCGGCAGCATCATCAACTTCATATTTCTCGTACTCCAGGATATCGCGCAATGTATTGCGTATGCTGGGTTCATCGTCAACAACAAGGATTCTGGACATAGTTATAAGTTTGAGATCAAAGTTAGTAAAAGTTTTATTTGATTGAACGCTGTCAGGTGCTGTGGGTGCTGACAGGTTTAATTACCGTCATCCCGCAGAGCGAAGCGATTGCGGGAACTTTCAACTTCCCAAATTAATCACTACTTTTGATAATTATTCAACATTGATATTCTCATTAAGATGATACGCTTACTCTACGTTTTAGCATTATTATTCTTCTCCCTCTTGTCAATACTTCTTGAAGCACAACAGGATAACCCGGTCATTCGGGGGAAAGACGGCAAGACATACGCCTGGCCCTGGGCGGGAGGAATGAATTCCTGCCAGTTTTGCGAGATTGATATGAACCTCGATGGTAGTATGGATCTGCTGGTCTTCGACCGACAGGGTAACCGGCTTATGCCCTTCCTGAATAATGGTTTAACAGATAGTATCAGTTACGCCTATTCGCCGGATTATATAGGCCTTTTCCCCGAATTTGCCGAATGGGTGATGATGGTTGATTATGACTTTGATGGCCGAAACGATATCTTTACTTATAATCCCGATAATCCGGGGGTAATGGTTTACAGGAATGTATCAACTTCCGTTCTGAAATTCGAATTGGTGGTATATCCTTACCTCACTTCATATTACGGCAGCGGGTATGTCAATATCCTTGTGACTTCGGCCGATTATCCCGCTATTGTTGATCTCGACTACGATGGGGATCTTGATATTCTTACATTCTGGGCTTTGGGTTCTTTCGTCGAATTACACCAGAACCAAAGCATGGAGAAATACGGAACACCCGATTCCCTGGATTTCCTGCGGACAGAATACTGCTGGGGACGGTTTGCTGAAAGTGAGGAATCCAATGAGATTTTCCTGGATACCTGCTTTGGGGGTGGTAAAAATTTCATTGCCCCTGGTTTACGCGACAGGCACACCGGATCCACTTTCCTGGTAACAGACCTTGATGATGATAACGACATGGACCTTGTATTGGGGGATGTGGATTATCCCGGTTTGATCAAGCTGACCAACGGCGGCACATCCATTGATGCATTCATGATCAGTCAGGAACATAACTTCCCGGATTATTCCACCCCTGTTAAAATCTTTTCCATGCCGCTGCCACAAATGATTGACGTGAATAATGACGGACTGAAAGACCTTCTGGCCAATCCTTTCGACGGAGCAACCTTTGTTTCCAGAAATTATGCCTCCAGTTGGCTGTACATGAACAGCGGTACCAATACCCAACCGGTGTTCCATCTGAAATCCACACAGTTTTTACAGGATGACATGATAGACCTTGGCTCCGGGGCGTATCCCATCTTCTATGATCTTGATGGTGATGGACTTACCGACATCCTGGCAGGGAATTACGGTTATTACGACAGTTCCTGGTACGATGTATCCATGACACTGCATTCGGAATATGTAGCCAGGCTGTCTTTTTTCAGGAATACAGGAACACCTTCCCAGCCCTGCTTTACCTTTGTTGATGATGATCTGGCCGGCATATCCGTTCTGAAAGCAAAAGCCCTCTACCCTACCCTCACTGATATCGATGCGGATGGCGACCCCGACCTGCTTGTGGGCAAAGACGACGGCAAACTGCTTTTTTACAGGAACCAGGCACAGGCCGGTGCAGATCCGGACTTCATCCTGGAAACCGAAGCATATATGAACATCGATGTGGGGGATTTCAGTACGCCCTTTTGGATAGATATTGATGAGGACGGGCTCACCGATCTGATCATCGGTGAAAAAGCCGGAACACTCAACTATTACCGGAATACCGGTACTGCACAATCCGCTTCCTATAGCCTTGAAGATGACTTCTGGGGAGAGATAAATGTGACCGATCCCATGATTTCGAACTTCGGATACAGCACACCATTCCTGTTTTATGACCAACAGGGAAGACTCGATCTGGTAGTAGGTTCTGAACAGGGAAGCATTTTTTACTTTCCGAATGTTTTGGCTCACACAGGAAATCCTTTTCCTCCGTCCGATTCCCTGTTTTCGTTAATAAGCAACCAACCCTTTGAAATTTTAAAGGGCTGGCGGATGTCGGCAACCCTGGCCGATATTGACCAGGATAATAAAATGGAGATGATATGCGGTAATCTTAGTGGCGGGATGCATTTTTACCCCGATGTCAATCAGCCTGTTGTGAATGGCAACCAGGAAAATCAAATAAACAACCGGGTTCAGGTTTTCCCGAATCCCGCAAATGACAACCTTGGCATTTCATTAAACCCCGGAATGCTCCCTGCGAACATATCATTTGTTGATAGCCGGGGTAAAGTTTTAATAAAATGGCTGGAAAAAAATCAGTTGCATTCACACATAGATATAAGTAATTTTGTAAACGGGGTTTACTTCCTGGAAGTACAACCTGCAAACAACCCACAGACCCGGATCATCAAAAAGCTAATCATTATCAAATAATGTTTCTATGAAAATTGTTTACGTCATAATACTTACCATTCTTTATTTGCAGGCATTTTCCCAGGAAAGGCTACCTGATAAAGCCCCCTTGAATCCTGCTTTCCTGGAAGCCATTGAACAAGCAAAAGATCCCAGCCTCTTAAGCGAAAACACCGGAGCCATTCCTACTCCGGTAATGCCTTCGTTTAAAGACTACGACGCTGCTGTATATGCGAACAGGAGTTATCCGGTGGTATTCGACATGCGCGACAGTGCATGGCTGACCCCGGTAAAAAGCCAAACCCCCAATGGATGCTGGGCTTTTGCAACCATGGGTTCGGTAGAATCCCGCTGGAAAATGCTCGGACTGGGAGAATTTGATCTTTCGGAAAACAACCTGAAATTCTGCCATGGTTTTGATTCGGCACGTAGCTATTGGGGAAACCACTGGATGAGTACAGCATATTTTGCCCGGCTGGCCGGCCCCTTGCTGGAACCCCAGGATCCGAATTCCGGTGGCACACCCGGCCCCAGTTTATGCCCTGACGGTCTCGAACCAGTTGCTTTTATTAAAGAAGCCCGTTACCTTCCCAACGATATAAATGTAATAAAGGATCATGTTATGACTGTTGGGGCAGTCTATACCATGATCTACTATTCAGCTGCATATTACAATCCCACCAAATTCACTTATTATTACAGTGGTTCCCCACAGGTGAACCATGCCGTTGATATTGTGGGATGGAATGACACACTTACTACTGCCGGCGGACAAGGCGCCTGGATAATTCGCAACAGCTATGGAGCAGGCTGGGGAGATGCCGGATATTTCTATGTTTCCTATAACGACAACTCCATCCTGGATTACAATTGCTACTGGCCTGTACGGGAAGATTATATCAATACTGTTACGGCCTATCTCTATGATGACCAGGGAAGCTACAACTCTACGGGTTACGGCAGTGAAACCGGGTACGGACTGGTGAAATTCATCTCCTCCGGGAAAAACCGTCTTGTGCAGGTTTCCTCTTATGCTATGGCCGCCGGTACTCAAATGCAATTCGAGGTTTATGAGAGCTTCGACGGAACGACGTTAAGCGGTCTGTTGGGGTCTGTTACTACACAAACCTGCCCATGGCCGGGCCTTTACAATTTTGAAATCCCTGAACATATAGACCTTCAGGTTGGCGACGATTTTTATGTTAAAGTTCAATATTATACTCCAGGATACAACTGGCCTATACCCATTGAGGATACAATTAACAATTACGTCCACCCGGTCATCGAATCCGACGTATGCTGGATAAGCGGAACAGGCACTTCCGGCTCCTGGTGGCCTATCGGAGGAAACAGTCCGGGTTATTACTGGGACCTGAGCATCAATGTTTACGCCGAATCGCTGACAGAGTGGACAGGTGCAACAGATGACAACTGGAATAACACTGCAAACTGGAGTGGAGGAATACTCCCCGATACCGGCGATCATGTCATCCTGCAAAGCGGAAAAGCCAACTACCCGCTTACCAATTCGGGCAGCGACATCGTTATCCGCTCACTGGAGATTGAGGAAAACGCCCACTTTACTTTACCTGCCGGTAAAGCGATGAATGTGACCCAGGATCTTTTCCTGCGCTCATCGGCTTCAGGAAGCGCATCGTTTATCGACATGGGCAGCTTTACCCTGGGAGGAACAGCGGAGATAGAGCGCTATCTCTCCGGGAACGGCAATACCTACCACTACGTTTCATCGCCTTTGAATGCTGCACTTGCTGATGTTTTCACAGGAGCATACCTGTACGAATATGATGAGCCCAACCAGGAATGGGTCAATCTGGCATCCGGGGATGTTTTGTCGGATGCTACCGGTTATAACATTAAGGTTCCGGCTTCATCAACATATTCTTTCACAGGAAGTTCACTTCATTCCGGTATTTACAATTGCAGTGGATTAACCTATAACACCGGCGGGCCGGATGATGAAGATTACGCAGGATGGCATCTTACCGGTAACCCCTATCCATCTGCCATCGACTTGGATCATGCCGGTATATCACGAAGCAATGTCGATAATGCTATTTATTACTGGGACGGTGACGATGGAGTTTACAAATCCTATGTCAATGGAGCAGGAACCCTGGGA
Coding sequences within:
- a CDS encoding T9SS type A sorting domain-containing protein is translated as MIRLLYVLALLFFSLLSILLEAQQDNPVIRGKDGKTYAWPWAGGMNSCQFCEIDMNLDGSMDLLVFDRQGNRLMPFLNNGLTDSISYAYSPDYIGLFPEFAEWVMMVDYDFDGRNDIFTYNPDNPGVMVYRNVSTSVLKFELVVYPYLTSYYGSGYVNILVTSADYPAIVDLDYDGDLDILTFWALGSFVELHQNQSMEKYGTPDSLDFLRTEYCWGRFAESEESNEIFLDTCFGGGKNFIAPGLRDRHTGSTFLVTDLDDDNDMDLVLGDVDYPGLIKLTNGGTSIDAFMISQEHNFPDYSTPVKIFSMPLPQMIDVNNDGLKDLLANPFDGATFVSRNYASSWLYMNSGTNTQPVFHLKSTQFLQDDMIDLGSGAYPIFYDLDGDGLTDILAGNYGYYDSSWYDVSMTLHSEYVARLSFFRNTGTPSQPCFTFVDDDLAGISVLKAKALYPTLTDIDADGDPDLLVGKDDGKLLFYRNQAQAGADPDFILETEAYMNIDVGDFSTPFWIDIDEDGLTDLIIGEKAGTLNYYRNTGTAQSASYSLEDDFWGEINVTDPMISNFGYSTPFLFYDQQGRLDLVVGSEQGSIFYFPNVLAHTGNPFPPSDSLFSLISNQPFEILKGWRMSATLADIDQDNKMEMICGNLSGGMHFYPDVNQPVVNGNQENQINNRVQVFPNPANDNLGISLNPGMLPANISFVDSRGKVLIKWLEKNQLHSHIDISNFVNGVYFLEVQPANNPQTRIIKKLIIIK
- a CDS encoding T9SS type A sorting domain-containing protein, with product MKIVYVIILTILYLQAFSQERLPDKAPLNPAFLEAIEQAKDPSLLSENTGAIPTPVMPSFKDYDAAVYANRSYPVVFDMRDSAWLTPVKSQTPNGCWAFATMGSVESRWKMLGLGEFDLSENNLKFCHGFDSARSYWGNHWMSTAYFARLAGPLLEPQDPNSGGTPGPSLCPDGLEPVAFIKEARYLPNDINVIKDHVMTVGAVYTMIYYSAAYYNPTKFTYYYSGSPQVNHAVDIVGWNDTLTTAGGQGAWIIRNSYGAGWGDAGYFYVSYNDNSILDYNCYWPVREDYINTVTAYLYDDQGSYNSTGYGSETGYGLVKFISSGKNRLVQVSSYAMAAGTQMQFEVYESFDGTTLSGLLGSVTTQTCPWPGLYNFEIPEHIDLQVGDDFYVKVQYYTPGYNWPIPIEDTINNYVHPVIESDVCWISGTGTSGSWWPIGGNSPGYYWDLSINVYAESLTEWTGATDDNWNNTANWSGGILPDTGDHVILQSGKANYPLTNSGSDIVIRSLEIEENAHFTLPAGKAMNVTQDLFLRSSASGSASFIDMGSFTLGGTAEIERYLSGNGNTYHYVSSPLNAALADVFTGAYLYEYDEPNQEWVNLASGDVLSDATGYNIKVPASSTYSFTGSSLHSGIYNCSGLTYNTGGPDDEDYAGWHLTGNPYPSAIDLDHAGISRSNVDNAIYYWDGDDGVYKSYVNGAGTLGATSEIPSGQGFFVRVSSPGDIGEVSFSNSARIHSNQEFYKSSPENLIIAGITQEDYRDECILRMLNDAAADYDGEFDAFKLMDRNRPQIYALSANNRKLSINSLPEAKNELVVPLKVYIPEPGKYTLEVSIPGLYSERYIMILEDKLRDKIIKASSALNTIITSNLQEEEETFHLHFIPLDINTLIYGIKGGIMIKSSKAVSGVAKVFNVAGQEVFSTRLDNSWMKRIDLPGVTGMYIVSIETTEGKLTEKVFLP
- a CDS encoding PKD domain-containing protein, producing the protein MKNLVIIGLLFFLAGVWLFQARGQDPLVLGEIIIDDYSGNRDGWLDPGETAEMEIPVIHTGSFPLFAVKLSLNSADPGISIFLETLDYGYIEPGDTVTRAFYVTASYSIPQNSTVLFNIVITAPPAITITDEIIMEVGKKDVLIADFEDNDITSDFLEDRLDYYGYEFERLSYLPETLKRYRSVFVCLGVRNAGRPITQEEGDALAAYLDRSGRLYLEGGDAWFYDPPTAVRPYFNILGTADGDNSLDRPHGIDGTITENMIFDYEGERVSNDRIMAMGAAELIFENVNPAYGIAVAYDGGYYRTVGSSFEFGGLTDYVFPSTKDELLQRYLEFFQVKKLSVEARFMAEQPFICLGESVQFENYSIGNGLTFQWIFEGGTPATSTEAEPLVFYNTPGNYLVSLLVEQGQESHFLIRDEYIRVGKIPTAELIAGPMVCAGDTSFVTIALSGSPPMSFELFDGTDTIVYTNLYVTSIQHPVILNENTTVWVTSVIGHPNCQGVGDSLVMEVFPQPSATLNAPPEICMGDTALIMISFAGTPPFSFEMSTGESIVTGDSAYLLKKALQANTSIGIISLSDASGCLPELPLPVNIIVNNVPVIALPNDTIICAGTALFLDASVPGAVSWLWKPGMQTTPYITIDSAGTGMGSITHSVIVTAQNGCTAEDSVTVGFKDCTGIPESLGISDLCIYPNPAGELFTIEFMSQYPQDVLLRLTSIGGQLIFQEQLFTVKGEFRKQMPTIGFPSGVYLLEVYGENGGWNTKVVFD
- a CDS encoding sigma-54 dependent transcriptional regulator gives rise to the protein MSRILVVDDEPSIRNTLRDILEYEKYEVDDAADGKEALEKVGAGVFDVILLDIKMPRMDGLEVLDQLLPRSDAPVIMISGHGTIETAVEAIKKGAYDYIAKPLDLNRLLITIRNALDRSSLISETRSLRKKVSKTYEMIGESEAMLNIREMIEKVAPTNARVLITGENGTGKELVARWLHEKSTRSGGPFVEVNCAAIPSELIESKLFGHEKGSFTSAIKQRKGDFEQADGGTLFLDEIGDMSLSAQAKVLRALQENKIMRVGGEKDIPVDVRVIAATNKNLEKEIKAGNFREDLYHRLSVILINVPPLRDRKDDISLLTRYFIEKACSEQGKAIMDINEDALKELSELPWTGNIRELQNVVERLTILCDSPIGGEDVRRFGRKG